From the Peromyscus leucopus breed LL Stock chromosome 8b, UCI_PerLeu_2.1, whole genome shotgun sequence genome, one window contains:
- the Rbfox3 gene encoding RNA binding protein fox-1 homolog 3 isoform X2: MAQPYPPAQYPPPPQNGIPAEYAPPPPHPTQDYSGQTPVPPEHGMTLYTPAQTHPEQPGTEASTQPIAGTQTVPQADEAAQTDSQQLHPSDPTEKQQPKRLHVSNIPFRFRDPDLRQMFGQFGKILDVEIIFNERGSKGFGFVTFETSSDADRAREKLNGTIVEGRKIEVNNATARVMTNKKPGNPYANGWKLNPVVGAVYGPEFYAVTSFPYPTTGTAVAYRGAHLRGRGRAVYNTFRAAPPPPPIPTYGAALEQTLVKMPGPWAGLAPCPLPPQQTPEPAYPASPAFPPLSCPFASRVVYQDGFYGAEIYGGYAAYRYAQPAAAAAAAYSDSYGRVYAATDPYHHTIGPTATYSIGTM; the protein is encoded by the exons ATGGCCCAGCCCTACCCCCCTGCCCAGTACCCTCCTCCACCTCAGAATGGAATCCCAGCTGAATATGCCCCGCCTCCACCACACCCAACACAGGACTACTCCGGCCAGACCCCAGTCCCCCCAGAGCACGGCATGACCCTCTACACACCAGCACAGACGCACCCTGAGCAGCCAGGCACGGAGGCCAGCACACAGCCCATCGCTGGGACCCAGACAGTGCCG CAAGCGGACGAGGCAGCACAGACGGACAGCCAGCAGCTCCACCCTTCCGACCCCACGGAGAAGCAGCAGCCCAAACGACTACATGTCTCCAACATCCCCTTCCGGTTCAGGGACCCCGACCTGCGGCAAATGTTCGGG caATTCGGGAAAATTTTAGACGTGGAGATCATTTTTAACGAGCGGGGCTCCAAG GGTTTTGGGTTTGTAACTTTTGAAACTAGCTCAGATGCTGACCGAGCCCGGGAGAAGCTGAATGGGACGATCGTAGAGGGACGGAAAATTGAG GTTAATAATGCCACAGCCCGGGTCATGACCAATAAGAAGCCTGGGAACCCATATGCCAATG GCTGGAAGCTAAACCCTGTAGTAGGGGCAGTCTATGGGCCTGAATTCTATGCAG TGACCAGTTTCCCGTACCCCACCACGGGCACCGCTGTCGCCTACCGGGGTGCGCACCTGCGGGGCCGGGGCCGTGCTGTGTATAATACATTTCGAGCTGCACCACCTCCGCCCCCCATTCCGACTTACGGAGC GGCACTGGAGCAAACGCTTGTTAAAATGCCAGGCCCGTGGGCGGGGCTGGCGCCGTGCCCCCTCCCTCCTCAGCAGACACCGGAGCCGGCCTACCCCGCCTCTCCTGCGTTCCCACCACTCTCTTGTCCGTTTGCTTCCAGGGTCGTGTATCAGGATGGATTTTATGGTGCTGAGATTTAT GGAGGCTATGCAGCTTACAGATACGCTCAgcccgcagccgccgccgccgcagcctaCAGCGACAG TTATGGCAGAGTCTATGCAGCCACTGATCCCTACCATCACACCATCGGCCCCACAGCAACCTACAGCATCGGAACCATG TGA
- the Rbfox3 gene encoding RNA binding protein fox-1 homolog 3 isoform X1 gives MAQPYPPAQYPPPPQNGIPAEYAPPPPHPTQDYSGQTPVPPEHGMTLYTPAQTHPEQPGTEASTQPIAGTQTVPQADEAAQTDSQQLHPSDPTEKQQPKRLHVSNIPFRFRDPDLRQMFGQFGKILDVEIIFNERGSKGFGFVTFETSSDADRAREKLNGTIVEGRKIEVNNATARVMTNKKPGNPYANGWKLNPVVGAVYGPEFYAVTSFPYPTTGTAVAYRGAHLRGRGRAVYNTFRAAPPPPPIPTYGAALEQTLVKMPGPWAGLAPCPLPPQQTPEPAYPASPAFPPLSCPFASRVVYQDGFYGAEIYGGYAAYRYAQPAAAAAAAYSDSYGRVYAATDPYHHTIGPTATYSIGTMASLCRGGYSRFTPY, from the exons ATGGCCCAGCCCTACCCCCCTGCCCAGTACCCTCCTCCACCTCAGAATGGAATCCCAGCTGAATATGCCCCGCCTCCACCACACCCAACACAGGACTACTCCGGCCAGACCCCAGTCCCCCCAGAGCACGGCATGACCCTCTACACACCAGCACAGACGCACCCTGAGCAGCCAGGCACGGAGGCCAGCACACAGCCCATCGCTGGGACCCAGACAGTGCCG CAAGCGGACGAGGCAGCACAGACGGACAGCCAGCAGCTCCACCCTTCCGACCCCACGGAGAAGCAGCAGCCCAAACGACTACATGTCTCCAACATCCCCTTCCGGTTCAGGGACCCCGACCTGCGGCAAATGTTCGGG caATTCGGGAAAATTTTAGACGTGGAGATCATTTTTAACGAGCGGGGCTCCAAG GGTTTTGGGTTTGTAACTTTTGAAACTAGCTCAGATGCTGACCGAGCCCGGGAGAAGCTGAATGGGACGATCGTAGAGGGACGGAAAATTGAG GTTAATAATGCCACAGCCCGGGTCATGACCAATAAGAAGCCTGGGAACCCATATGCCAATG GCTGGAAGCTAAACCCTGTAGTAGGGGCAGTCTATGGGCCTGAATTCTATGCAG TGACCAGTTTCCCGTACCCCACCACGGGCACCGCTGTCGCCTACCGGGGTGCGCACCTGCGGGGCCGGGGCCGTGCTGTGTATAATACATTTCGAGCTGCACCACCTCCGCCCCCCATTCCGACTTACGGAGC GGCACTGGAGCAAACGCTTGTTAAAATGCCAGGCCCGTGGGCGGGGCTGGCGCCGTGCCCCCTCCCTCCTCAGCAGACACCGGAGCCGGCCTACCCCGCCTCTCCTGCGTTCCCACCACTCTCTTGTCCGTTTGCTTCCAGGGTCGTGTATCAGGATGGATTTTATGGTGCTGAGATTTAT GGAGGCTATGCAGCTTACAGATACGCTCAgcccgcagccgccgccgccgcagcctaCAGCGACAG TTATGGCAGAGTCTATGCAGCCACTGATCCCTACCATCACACCATCGGCCCCACAGCAACCTACAGCATCGGAACCATG GCTAGCCTCTGCCGAGGAGGGTACAGCCGCTTCACCCCCTACTAG
- the Rbfox3 gene encoding RNA binding protein fox-1 homolog 3 isoform X3, whose translation MAQPYPPAQYPPPPQNGIPAEYAPPPPHPTQDYSGQTPVPPEHGMTLYTPAQTHPEQPGTEASTQPIAGTQTVPQADEAAQTDSQQLHPSDPTEKQQPKRLHVSNIPFRFRDPDLRQMFGQFGKILDVEIIFNERGSKGFGFVTFETSSDADRAREKLNGTIVEGRKIEVNNATARVMTNKKPGNPYANGWKLNPVVGAVYGPEFYAVTSFPYPTTGTAVAYRGAHLRGRGRAVYNTFRAAPPPPPIPTYGAVVYQDGFYGAEIYGGYAAYRYAQPAAAAAAAYSDSYGRVYAATDPYHHTIGPTATYSIGTMASLCRGGYSRFTPY comes from the exons ATGGCCCAGCCCTACCCCCCTGCCCAGTACCCTCCTCCACCTCAGAATGGAATCCCAGCTGAATATGCCCCGCCTCCACCACACCCAACACAGGACTACTCCGGCCAGACCCCAGTCCCCCCAGAGCACGGCATGACCCTCTACACACCAGCACAGACGCACCCTGAGCAGCCAGGCACGGAGGCCAGCACACAGCCCATCGCTGGGACCCAGACAGTGCCG CAAGCGGACGAGGCAGCACAGACGGACAGCCAGCAGCTCCACCCTTCCGACCCCACGGAGAAGCAGCAGCCCAAACGACTACATGTCTCCAACATCCCCTTCCGGTTCAGGGACCCCGACCTGCGGCAAATGTTCGGG caATTCGGGAAAATTTTAGACGTGGAGATCATTTTTAACGAGCGGGGCTCCAAG GGTTTTGGGTTTGTAACTTTTGAAACTAGCTCAGATGCTGACCGAGCCCGGGAGAAGCTGAATGGGACGATCGTAGAGGGACGGAAAATTGAG GTTAATAATGCCACAGCCCGGGTCATGACCAATAAGAAGCCTGGGAACCCATATGCCAATG GCTGGAAGCTAAACCCTGTAGTAGGGGCAGTCTATGGGCCTGAATTCTATGCAG TGACCAGTTTCCCGTACCCCACCACGGGCACCGCTGTCGCCTACCGGGGTGCGCACCTGCGGGGCCGGGGCCGTGCTGTGTATAATACATTTCGAGCTGCACCACCTCCGCCCCCCATTCCGACTTACGGAGC GGTCGTGTATCAGGATGGATTTTATGGTGCTGAGATTTAT GGAGGCTATGCAGCTTACAGATACGCTCAgcccgcagccgccgccgccgcagcctaCAGCGACAG TTATGGCAGAGTCTATGCAGCCACTGATCCCTACCATCACACCATCGGCCCCACAGCAACCTACAGCATCGGAACCATG GCTAGCCTCTGCCGAGGAGGGTACAGCCGCTTCACCCCCTACTAG